Within Oncorhynchus masou masou isolate Uvic2021 unplaced genomic scaffold, UVic_Omas_1.1 unplaced_scaffold_1754, whole genome shotgun sequence, the genomic segment CAAAGAATCCGTCTTCAATTTGGATCAAATTGAATGTAAGAGGATAACAAATACATAACTAATGCTGTCCTCTAGGGGGCGTTGTCACCACTCCTGATGTGTGATAGTGTCTTGTAATGTGTTTTTTTTCAGTTAACCAATTCAGTTATATATGTTTATAATGAATCATTTGACTCAGCTGAGAACAAATGTCTGTTCTAGTATCTGTTTAAGGTGTTTTAGTGCATCCTTGAAGTCTTCATTTTATCAAGCCATGTTTCCCCTTTATGACCCCTGGAGAATATACTTAGTAAAGCTTTTCACTAATTACTTCATTTTATACTTATCAGATGTCTTGGTCTTTCGTGTATTTAGTGTGTCATTTCATTCTTCATTTGATGTGTTGACCAATGTCGCGATGTATTCTTCCTTTACAGACACTTGTCTCCAACAACACAAAATGGcttctaaatacatcacagaaATTGTTATCTCCACTACCCCTGAAAGGGAGCAACAGCTTCGTAACCAAGGATATGACAAGATAAATGTTAACCTCAACCAAGGCACTTCATCGACCATTACAGTTTACATGTGGTACAAAAAGGGCAATGGTGAACCCATCACCAGAGTCCAGCTTTCATTCACTGATGAAATGAAAGATGTCCTGCGAAAAGCAGGGTTCACTGAGCTCCCAGAAAACCTCAACTCTGGAACACAAGGATATGTCATTCAGCTGTGGTACTCTAGTGCTGCACACCCTAAGTATGACATTCCCATTGAAGATCTCTTCCTCACCACTAATGAGAACGAAGAGGCCGCTCAATTCAAACTCGGCTGGGAAAGGTTACCGTGCAATCTGAACCTCGGTAACTCAGGAGATTTCATCACCCTCTGGTTGAAGAGAAAGAGTAAGACCTACATCTGTGACGTTGCTGCCACCACCTCATTCCAACAACACATCGACCTTTTCAACGAGGGCTACATCCGGCTGGGTGAAGACCTCAATAGAGGTTCTGGAAGAAAGCCCATCTTCCTCTGGTACCGTCAATCCACCGAAACGGGCGGCGGGCTCACCAAGATGAATGCATCCATCAACCATGCTGACGATTCCAGCCTAGTGAAGCAAGGTTTCACCGTGGTGAATGTTAACCTCAATGAGGGAACAGGCGGTCAGCCAGTGTATGTCTGGTTCAGGAAAGATGGAtctctccctatcaaggccttGACCGTTACATCCAACCCTGATGTAACTGGCCCTTATGAC encodes:
- the LOC135532170 gene encoding uncharacterized protein LOC135532170, with protein sequence MASKYITEIVISTTPEREQQLRNQGYDKINVNLNQGTSSTITVYMWYKKGNGEPITRVQLSFTDEMKDVLRKAGFTELPENLNSGTQGYVIQLWYSSAAHPKYDIPIEDLFLTTNENEEAAQFKLGWERLPCNLNLGNSGDFITLWLKRKSKTYICDVAATTSFQQHIDLFNEGYIRLGEDLNRGSGRKPIFLWYRQSTETGGGLTKMNASINHADDSSLVKQGFTVVNVNLNEGTGGQPVYVWFRKDGSLPIKALTVTSNPDVTGPYDEAGLILIDKNLNAGNSGVPLYLWNGK